The following are encoded in a window of Elusimicrobiota bacterium genomic DNA:
- the livH gene encoding High-affinity branched-chain amino acid transport system permease protein LivH, whose product MSIFNTLIEQLINGLTLGAIYALVALGYTMVYGILLMINFAHSEIFMMGAFVGCAVLTLCGALPAPLAMGLAVVGAMIVCGLAALGVEKLAYAPLRKASRLAPLISAIGVSIVLQNGFFLWRDDFLGFPNVIPERHFYFGPLHFSLIQLIILFSSLILMLGLWLFVNHTRFGQAIRACSQDREAAGLMGIPVNAMISLTFFIGASLGAAGGILYSLYYGSIKYNMGFVPGIKAFTAAVLGGIGNIPGAMVGGLILGMAESLGAAFLPQASWKDVFAFGILILVLVIRPSGLLGERTAEKV is encoded by the coding sequence TTGTCCATCTTTAACACACTGATCGAACAGTTGATCAATGGCTTAACGCTCGGCGCCATTTACGCTTTGGTCGCTCTCGGCTACACCATGGTGTATGGAATATTGCTCATGATTAACTTTGCCCATTCTGAAATTTTCATGATGGGTGCTTTCGTGGGATGTGCGGTTCTAACGCTTTGCGGAGCTCTTCCCGCGCCCCTTGCGATGGGGTTGGCGGTTGTGGGCGCGATGATCGTTTGTGGCCTCGCGGCCTTGGGCGTTGAAAAATTAGCTTATGCCCCTTTGCGCAAAGCTTCCCGACTGGCGCCGCTTATATCAGCCATTGGCGTGTCCATTGTTCTTCAAAATGGTTTTTTTCTTTGGCGAGATGATTTTCTCGGATTTCCAAACGTCATTCCTGAAAGGCACTTTTATTTTGGGCCCCTGCACTTTTCTTTGATTCAGTTGATCATTCTTTTCAGCAGTTTGATTTTGATGCTCGGTTTGTGGTTGTTCGTGAACCACACGCGGTTTGGTCAAGCCATTCGGGCTTGTTCTCAAGACCGTGAAGCGGCCGGTTTGATGGGTATCCCTGTGAATGCCATGATTTCGCTTACTTTTTTTATCGGGGCCTCGCTCGGCGCGGCTGGAGGCATCCTTTACAGCCTGTATTATGGTTCCATTAAATACAACATGGGATTTGTGCCTGGAATAAAAGCGTTTACGGCTGCGGTGTTGGGGGGCATTGGCAACATCCCGGGAGCCATGGTGGGCGGATTGATTTTGGGGATGGCGGAATCTTTGGGCGCGGCTTTTTTACCGCAGGCTTCGTGGAAAGATGTGTTCGCCTTTGGAATTCTCATTTTGGTTCTCGTCATTCGCCCTTCGGGTCTTCTGGGAGAGCGTACCGCCGAGAAGGTATGA